TAGGAGCAAGTCTAGCTTCTGAATTTAGAAGCAATAAACAGATTTCTAAGCATGAAGCCCAAAGACTTGTATCTTTTTGCTCTACATCAGGACCTCTATTTATAATAGGTTCAGTTGGTACAGGTATGTTTCAAAATTCAAATTTAGGCTACTTGATGATTTTGTGTCATTACTTGGGAACTATATTGGTTGGTCTTTTCTTTAGAAATTATGGAAATGAAAATCTTCCAAAAACAAAACTAGATTTAAAAACAAACATAAAAAACATAATCAATATTAGAAATTCTAGTGGTAATGGCTTTTTTGTTCTATTTGGAAATGCTGTCTTTAATGGAGTAAATACATTACTTACAGTTGGTGGCTTTGTAATTGTTTTTTCAGTAGTATTTAAAATACTATCACTATTTAATGTAATATCATTAATAGCATCAGTTTTATATTTACCTCTGTCACTTTTAGGTGTCAATAAAGAACTCTGTCAAGCATTTGTAAGTGGTCTATTTGAAATCACAATTGGTTGTAATAAAGTTTCTAGCATAACAAGTGCCCCAGAAATTCTCAGAGCATCTTTAGCTAGTTTTCTGATAGGATTTAGTGGATTGTCCATATTAGCTCAATGTTGTACATTTTTATCAAAAACAGATATAGACTTAAAATTATACATACTAAGTAAGTTTGCACATGGACTTTTAGCAGGTTTATTTATTTTTATACTTTATCCTATAGCAAACTCAACTGTGTTAGTTTCTAGCTTTGCTGATACATATAATGTTATATATAATAATATGATTTGGTTCTATTATCTTAGCTATTATGACATAATTCTTCAAATTGTAATAATAATTTACTTAATTTCAGCTTTATTTGTTGCTAAAAAACATATGAGAAATTTATCTACAAGTGGAAAATTAATTAGATATAAAGATACTTTTTTTATAAAGAACTTATTTCGAAAAAAATAAAATGTATAAAAATTAACTAAATGCTTCCATTTTTTAATTATATTTGTCATAATCTTAATAACCTTTTTAATTACTTTATCATCATAGTTACTTCATCACAATTTTGATAATTTTTTATAACAATATTTTTCAAAAATTCTCCTTAATCACATACAGCACACTTATATAGACTAATTGGTATATTTTTCCAATATATAATATTTCATTTATATTATATAATAAATACCGACCTAAACTTATCAAATCAAACTAAGAGGAGTGGTTGAAAATGGCAACAAGACCTATAGAAATAGACGAATATAAAAAGATAATGGAACTACTACATACGGGCTTTATTTATAGCGAAAATGGCGTTGAAAAAAGATTTAGAAAGAATCCTAAGGTTGCATTAGCACTAATGTTAGAAGCTAATTTAGGTCTAAGAATATCAGATATTTTAAGATTAAAAATAGGTAATTTTAAAGGTAATATGTTAGAAATAAACGAAAAAAAGACAGGCAAATTGCAGTATAGACCTGTTAACAAAAATATAATTGAATCCATAAATGAACATGCAAGAAAGTATAATCTTAAATCGGATGACTACTTAGTAAATATAAAGACAAAAGCTATTCAAAAACAGTTGAGGATAATTTGCAAATACTTAAATTTGTATAACATAAGTACACATAGCTTTAGAAAGCTCTACGCTACTACTCAATTTGAAAAGAGTAACAATAACTTAGAATTAGTTAAGGAACTCTTAAACCATAGTTCTGTAGCCACTACACAGCGATATATAAGGGTAACCCAGCAAGCTATTAACGAAGCTAGTGAGAATTTTTTTATCGAATAAGTAAAATGTTATAATCTATCTATTTTTCTATTATCTTATTAAATCACCAGATGTTAAAAAGGTGAAGAAAAACAAAATAAACGTTTTGTTTTTCTTCACCTTTAAACTTTTACAATCATTACATAGATATTTTAATCTACTTTTAATAGTTTTTTAACTGACTTACTATAATTATTTCTCTTTACATCTTCTAAGAATCTATCTATTTCATGCTCTGATTTTGCGTTTACAAAAATAGCAAGCTCTTCTTCATCTATAATATTATAGCTATCTATATACTTCTCTAAACATCTTAAAATACCATCTCTATTATATTCACTAAATCTGACTACTGCACTGCATTCATCTTCTATAAGCCCACTCAAATCCAATTTACCTTTTGAAAAAGACTTTATATTTGAACTCCTATCATCTATTATATCTATGATATCAGCATAAACAGCACTTCCTGTTGCACC
This sequence is a window from Clostridioides difficile. Protein-coding genes within it:
- a CDS encoding sporulation integral membrane protein YlbJ, which encodes MKKNKIIGFFAPAIIVGVLVLGIILYPNEAIKSAREGFSIWSNVLVPSLLPFIIGANLIVDLKIVDIIGFIINPITRLVFNVSGKSALAFAISAVSGYPVGASLASEFRSNKQISKHEAQRLVSFCSTSGPLFIIGSVGTGMFQNSNLGYLMILCHYLGTILVGLFFRNYGNENLPKTKLDLKTNIKNIINIRNSSGNGFFVLFGNAVFNGVNTLLTVGGFVIVFSVVFKILSLFNVISLIASVLYLPLSLLGVNKELCQAFVSGLFEITIGCNKVSSITSAPEILRASLASFLIGFSGLSILAQCCTFLSKTDIDLKLYILSKFAHGLLAGLFIFILYPIANSTVLVSSFADTYNVIYNNMIWFYYLSYYDIILQIVIIIYLISALFVAKKHMRNLSTSGKLIRYKDTFFIKNLFRKK
- a CDS encoding tyrosine-type recombinase/integrase, with amino-acid sequence MATRPIEIDEYKKIMELLHTGFIYSENGVEKRFRKNPKVALALMLEANLGLRISDILRLKIGNFKGNMLEINEKKTGKLQYRPVNKNIIESINEHARKYNLKSDDYLVNIKTKAIQKQLRIICKYLNLYNISTHSFRKLYATTQFEKSNNNLELVKELLNHSSVATTQRYIRVTQQAINEASENFFIE